Proteins encoded by one window of Bryobacteraceae bacterium:
- a CDS encoding DUF2752 domain-containing protein, with amino-acid sequence MILARTGLLAASPLFCPFHALSGLPCPLCGITRAFVALSSGQWWEALTLHPFVFLVLPVLVASAFGWRPGPRVFFVLCAGLVTFGAVRIAILTL; translated from the coding sequence GTGATCCTCGCCCGAACCGGCCTCCTCGCCGCGTCGCCCCTCTTCTGTCCCTTCCACGCCTTGTCCGGATTGCCGTGCCCGTTGTGCGGCATCACTCGCGCTTTCGTGGCGCTCTCGAGCGGCCAGTGGTGGGAAGCTCTCACCCTCCACCCGTTCGTTTTTCTGGTTCTGCCCGTCCTTGTCGCCTCGGCGTTCGGCTGGCGTCCGGGTCCACGTGTTTTTTTTGTGCTTTGCGCCGGTTTGGTGACCTTCGGCGCGGTTCGGATCGCGATACTTACGTTATAA